A stretch of the Spirochaetota bacterium genome encodes the following:
- a CDS encoding carbon-nitrogen hydrolase family protein, translating to MKADMIVPWAPHPSAAPRTERSADRFVIKANGTRTCAGGWQLRYDLVPGKSYRIDVPVEIRDVAHVRESVRCLAIWGDIPPDRSDIGAQADNDALFFHESRDGKHRFSRVLTASSGILVIRYIFRWSTRGEASFGMPMITETSALPERRIRIAVVTGSHEHRHAAKISSVADNAAFYGDLCRKALDDKPDLIVLPEIVLQWGVAGNRLDRAVPLDHGSVRGFQAIAASGDVRILLPFDERSGDAVFNSAVLIGPGGIEGVYHKVHLAEYGETNSGITPGDSFPVFDTPKARIGVNICMDSSAAESSRMLGLNGTEVMCLPIMGDHRADVFSRGTPAFNEDRWKAIMRTRALDNQFVVAVARNEARGSVIIDTMGDIVAWNDGSKDIISADVIIDPVHRKWNGGRQRDIVYMQRRPQLYGAFTEQEPPVCRALSGY from the coding sequence ATGAAAGCCGACATGATCGTCCCGTGGGCGCCGCATCCGTCTGCCGCACCGCGAACTGAGCGTTCGGCGGATCGTTTCGTCATAAAGGCGAACGGTACGCGCACGTGCGCCGGCGGCTGGCAGCTTCGGTACGATCTTGTGCCCGGGAAGTCCTATCGCATCGATGTTCCGGTGGAGATACGCGATGTTGCCCATGTTCGCGAGAGCGTGCGTTGTCTTGCTATATGGGGCGATATCCCTCCTGACAGAAGTGATATCGGCGCGCAGGCGGATAATGACGCGCTTTTTTTTCATGAAAGCCGTGACGGCAAACATCGATTTTCACGCGTGCTTACCGCATCATCGGGGATACTTGTCATACGCTATATCTTCCGATGGAGTACGAGAGGCGAGGCGTCATTCGGCATGCCCATGATAACGGAGACGTCTGCGTTACCGGAGCGGAGGATACGCATCGCCGTTGTTACCGGCTCGCATGAGCATAGGCACGCGGCGAAAATATCATCGGTAGCGGATAATGCGGCATTCTACGGTGATCTCTGCAGGAAGGCGCTTGATGATAAACCCGATCTCATCGTTCTGCCGGAGATAGTGCTGCAGTGGGGTGTCGCCGGTAATCGCCTCGATCGTGCGGTGCCGCTCGACCATGGGTCCGTCCGGGGATTTCAGGCGATCGCTGCGTCGGGAGATGTGCGTATACTGCTCCCGTTCGATGAAAGGAGCGGTGATGCTGTATTCAACAGCGCGGTGCTCATCGGTCCCGGCGGGATCGAGGGTGTATACCATAAGGTGCATCTGGCAGAATACGGCGAAACGAATTCGGGGATAACCCCCGGCGATTCATTCCCGGTGTTCGATACGCCGAAGGCGCGTATCGGCGTCAACATCTGTATGGACAGCTCTGCGGCCGAATCATCGCGCATGCTTGGGTTGAACGGCACCGAGGTGATGTGTCTCCCGATAATGGGCGACCACCGCGCGGATGTGTTCAGCCGCGGGACGCCGGCCTTCAACGAGGACCGCTGGAAAGCGATAATGCGTACCCGTGCGCTCGATAATCAGTTCGTGGTCGCGGTCGCACGCAATGAAGCCCGCGGGAGCGTTATCATCGATACGATGGGTGATATTGTCGCGTGGAATGACGGGAGTAAGGATATCATATCTGCCGACGTCATTATCGATCCGGTGCACCGTAAGTGGAACGGCGGCCGCCAGCGGGATATCGTGTATATGCAGCGCCGGCCGCAGCTCTACGGCGCGTTCACTGAGCAGGAACCGCCCGTATGTCGTGCGCTGAGCGGATATTGA